A genomic window from Streptomyces sp. NBC_00234 includes:
- a CDS encoding alkaline phosphatase PhoX translates to MSSASRRPATRRQVLAGGGAAAVSITFAGAFSELFAGTSAAVGHSGYGPLVPDPDGLLDLPKGFRYRVLSRQGDELRSGEGVVPGNHDGMAAFQGHRGRVHLVRNHENRATAALGVPTVDGLTYDPMGKGGCTALELDSRGAVLGERVAIAGTAVNCAGGPTPWNTWLTCEETEDKAGTNGYTKDHGFVFEVDGADPRRTGAVPLTAMGRFQHEAVAIDPSNGIVYETEDAFQRPFGLFYRFLPEKPLGGRGSLRAGGALEAMRVPGVPDLSAVQETGASFGGVEWVPVPDPLAAETPIRLQDFGPKGITHAQKLEGCYWGGSSVYFVSSFARSSEGSSADHYGQVWRYEPKRRRLTLVVVFGPETDIQLPGESPDNICLSADGGLMVCEDGNGAQYVLGVTRRGEVYTMARGRQNTGTPEEPEWGEFAGVTFSPDGLTMYLNCYTPGTTFAVTGPWH, encoded by the coding sequence ATGTCATCAGCATCACGACGACCCGCAACACGACGTCAGGTCCTGGCCGGGGGCGGTGCAGCCGCCGTCTCGATCACCTTCGCCGGAGCCTTCTCCGAACTCTTCGCGGGCACCTCCGCCGCGGTGGGCCACAGCGGTTACGGCCCTCTCGTCCCCGACCCGGACGGCCTGCTCGATCTGCCGAAGGGGTTCCGCTACCGGGTGCTCTCCCGGCAGGGCGACGAGCTGCGCTCCGGTGAGGGCGTCGTCCCCGGCAACCACGACGGAATGGCCGCCTTCCAGGGGCACCGCGGCCGTGTCCACCTCGTTCGCAACCACGAGAACCGGGCCACCGCCGCACTCGGGGTCCCCACCGTCGACGGCCTCACCTACGACCCGATGGGAAAGGGCGGCTGTACGGCCCTGGAGCTCGACAGCCGCGGCGCGGTCCTCGGTGAACGCGTCGCCATCGCGGGTACGGCGGTGAACTGCGCGGGCGGCCCGACCCCTTGGAACACCTGGCTGACCTGCGAGGAGACCGAGGACAAGGCCGGCACCAACGGCTACACCAAGGACCACGGCTTCGTCTTCGAGGTGGACGGCGCCGATCCGCGCCGTACCGGAGCCGTACCGCTGACCGCGATGGGGCGCTTCCAGCACGAGGCCGTCGCCATCGATCCGTCGAACGGGATCGTGTACGAGACGGAGGACGCGTTCCAGCGGCCGTTCGGGCTCTTCTACCGGTTCCTGCCCGAGAAGCCGCTGGGCGGCCGGGGCTCGCTGCGGGCGGGCGGCGCGCTGGAGGCCATGCGGGTGCCAGGCGTGCCCGACCTCTCCGCCGTGCAGGAGACCGGGGCGAGCTTCGGCGGGGTCGAGTGGGTGCCCGTACCCGATCCGCTGGCGGCCGAGACCCCGATCCGGCTCCAGGACTTCGGCCCGAAGGGCATCACGCACGCCCAGAAGCTTGAGGGCTGTTACTGGGGCGGGTCCTCGGTCTACTTCGTCTCCAGCTTCGCGCGCAGCTCGGAGGGGTCGTCCGCCGACCACTACGGGCAGGTGTGGCGTTACGAGCCGAAGCGGCGCCGTCTCACGCTGGTGGTCGTCTTCGGCCCGGAGACGGACATCCAGCTGCCCGGCGAGTCCCCCGACAACATCTGTCTCTCCGCCGACGGCGGTCTGATGGTGTGCGAGGACGGCAACGGGGCGCAGTACGTCCTCGGGGTGACCCGGCGGGGCGAGGTGTACACGATGGCGCGCGGCCGGCAGAACACCGGAACCCCGGAGGAGCCGGAGTGGGGCGAGTTCGCCGGAGTGACCTTCTCGCCGGACGGTCTGACGATGTATCTGAACTGCTACACGCCGGGGACGACCTTCGCCGTGACGGGGCCCTGGCACTGA
- a CDS encoding RCC1 domain-containing protein, whose protein sequence is MTALRTTLTATLTLAALAAPCLPAHAAPSDPWVRAWGINNLGQLGNSSIVNQQTPADVQGIARDSVREMSGGGDADKNSFAIALLKDGTVKSWGANLTGQLGNGTLVGQSFPAAVAGLSGVSEVSAGSNHVLAVRGGRVLSWGSNTKGQLGNGLTAADPAGVQKTPVDVQSLNKVKDVGAGCDFSVAMRQDGSVWAWGEGVNGRLGNGDNAARNTPQKVKDLEDVVSISVGCAHVLALTADGTVKSWGKNTEGELGNDSVADSNVPVDVHHLEGVAKISANAYTNYAILDDGSVSAWGKNDVGQLGDDTTTTRTTPVPIAPLQGATEVVSGFDYTVASLDDGSVVSFGANTNAQLGDGTVTATRKPVTVLPAGSGIAHVAAATTGKSTFAY, encoded by the coding sequence ATGACAGCACTGCGCACCACCCTCACCGCAACCCTCACCCTCGCGGCGCTGGCCGCACCCTGCCTCCCCGCACACGCCGCGCCCAGCGACCCGTGGGTCCGCGCCTGGGGCATCAACAACCTCGGCCAGCTCGGTAACAGCAGCATCGTCAACCAGCAGACCCCCGCCGACGTCCAGGGCATCGCCCGGGACTCCGTACGGGAGATGTCCGGCGGCGGCGACGCCGACAAGAACTCCTTCGCCATCGCCCTCCTCAAGGACGGCACCGTCAAGTCCTGGGGCGCCAACCTCACCGGCCAGCTCGGCAACGGCACCCTCGTCGGCCAGTCCTTCCCCGCGGCCGTCGCCGGACTCTCCGGCGTCAGCGAGGTGTCGGCGGGAAGCAACCACGTACTCGCCGTACGCGGCGGACGCGTCCTGTCCTGGGGCAGCAACACCAAGGGCCAGCTCGGCAACGGCCTGACCGCCGCGGACCCGGCCGGAGTACAGAAGACCCCCGTCGACGTGCAGAGCCTCAACAAGGTCAAGGACGTAGGAGCGGGCTGCGACTTCAGTGTCGCCATGCGCCAGGACGGCTCGGTCTGGGCCTGGGGCGAGGGAGTCAACGGCCGTCTCGGCAACGGCGACAACGCCGCCCGCAACACCCCGCAGAAGGTCAAGGACCTCGAGGACGTCGTGTCCATCTCGGTCGGCTGCGCCCACGTGCTGGCCCTCACCGCCGACGGCACGGTCAAGTCCTGGGGCAAGAACACGGAAGGCGAGCTCGGCAACGACTCCGTCGCCGACAGCAACGTCCCCGTGGACGTGCACCACCTCGAAGGCGTCGCGAAGATCTCCGCCAACGCCTACACCAACTACGCGATCCTGGACGACGGCAGCGTCAGCGCCTGGGGCAAGAACGACGTCGGCCAGCTCGGCGACGACACGACCACCACGCGGACGACCCCCGTCCCGATCGCCCCGCTCCAGGGCGCCACGGAGGTCGTGAGCGGCTTCGACTACACGGTCGCCTCCCTGGACGACGGCTCCGTCGTCTCGTTCGGCGCCAACACCAACGCCCAGCTCGGCGACGGCACGGTCACGGCAACACGCAAGCCCGTGACCGTACTTCCCGCGGGCAGCGGCATCGCCCACGTCGCCGCGGCGACCACGGGCAAGTCCACGTTCGCGTACTGA
- the zapE gene encoding cell division protein ZapE, producing the protein MSSSTAVPGQSPIAEAAPLSLCAREPRVPADRLVAEMVPPPRFDSVRFDTYVPDPNQPSQSEAVRVLSDFAGGLGGAHATGSGKRKWFGRKAPVAPTGPRGVYLDGGYGVGKTHLLASLWHATPAAPSLKAFGTFVELTNLVGALGFQQTVQTLSGHRLLCIDEFELDDPGDTVLVSSLLSRLVEAGVALAATSNTLPGKLGEGRFAAADFLREIQGLSSHFRPLRIDGEDYRHRGLPEAPAPYSDEQVTKAAYATPGAALDDFPGLLDHLARVHPSRYGAMTDGLSAVCLTDVQPVPDQSTALRLVVLADRLYDREVPVLASGLPFDKLFSEEMLNGGYRKKYFRAISRLTALARDAKGLVAQ; encoded by the coding sequence GTGTCGTCATCCACCGCCGTTCCGGGGCAGAGCCCCATAGCTGAAGCGGCCCCGCTGTCCCTGTGCGCCCGTGAGCCGCGCGTTCCCGCCGACCGTCTGGTCGCCGAGATGGTGCCGCCGCCGCGCTTCGATTCGGTGCGCTTCGATACGTACGTCCCCGATCCGAACCAGCCGAGCCAGAGCGAGGCGGTCAGGGTCCTGAGCGATTTCGCGGGCGGCCTCGGCGGCGCGCACGCCACCGGGAGCGGTAAGCGGAAGTGGTTCGGCCGGAAGGCGCCCGTTGCTCCGACCGGGCCACGCGGGGTCTATCTCGACGGCGGTTACGGGGTCGGCAAGACCCATCTGCTGGCCTCCCTCTGGCACGCCACGCCCGCGGCCCCCTCGCTCAAGGCGTTCGGCACGTTCGTCGAGCTGACCAATCTGGTCGGCGCGCTCGGCTTCCAGCAGACCGTGCAGACCCTCAGCGGGCACCGGCTGCTCTGCATCGACGAATTCGAACTCGACGACCCGGGCGACACGGTGCTGGTGTCCTCGCTGCTCAGCAGGCTGGTCGAGGCGGGGGTCGCGCTGGCCGCCACCTCCAACACCCTGCCCGGCAAGCTCGGCGAGGGCCGCTTCGCCGCCGCCGACTTCCTCCGCGAGATCCAGGGGCTCTCCTCGCACTTCCGGCCGCTGCGGATCGACGGCGAGGACTACCGCCACCGCGGGCTGCCCGAGGCTCCGGCGCCATACTCCGACGAGCAGGTCACCAAGGCCGCGTACGCCACGCCGGGCGCCGCCCTCGACGACTTCCCCGGTCTGCTCGACCACCTGGCCCGGGTCCACCCGAGCCGGTACGGGGCGATGACGGACGGGCTCAGCGCGGTCTGTCTCACCGATGTGCAGCCGGTGCCGGACCAGTCGACGGCGCTGCGGCTCGTGGTGCTCGCGGACCGGCTCTACGACCGCGAGGTCCCGGTGCTCGCCTCGGGACTCCCCTTCGACAAGCTGTTCAGCGAAGAGATGCTGAACGGCGGGTACCGAAAGAAGTACTTCCGGGCCATCTCCCGGCTGACGGCGCTGGCGCGTGACGCAAAGGGACTGGTGGCGCAGTAG
- a CDS encoding RCC1-like domain-containing protein yields the protein MSHVTGRTPRLRALAALAVAATALTAVPALTPLASANEGNPTVLAWGAGRTGQLGNGTSTDSLTPASVTSLFRGDVDQISAGGTSSSDSFALALTDKTIKSWGSNSMGQLGNGGSINQTVPTTVPRLTNIKDIAAGGGHGLALDTSGQVYSWGDNAYGQLGNNRTGDSRTVPDRVQGMPRVKQISAGCDFSLALLENGKVYAWGRGVYGQLGNGSRAVSSVPRQVEGLNNITEIDAGCHHALALTADSTVKSWGYNLYGQLGNSSTKSAVTPVDVDWLEDVSDIEAGAHHNYVITSDSEVWGWGNNQYGQLLESDEAFDSNVSRTNRTAPVEIPRLKGVQHLAAGARHGVAVTADDVYTWGHNGEGQLGNGTTVPRYESVKILNEGSAIKDVAASLGGNTTYAY from the coding sequence ATGTCACATGTCACCGGTCGTACCCCGCGCCTGCGTGCCCTGGCAGCCCTCGCCGTGGCGGCCACGGCACTCACCGCCGTACCGGCACTCACCCCCCTGGCCAGCGCCAACGAGGGCAATCCCACCGTCCTCGCCTGGGGAGCAGGCCGCACCGGCCAGCTCGGCAACGGCACCAGCACCGACAGCCTGACCCCCGCCTCCGTGACCAGCCTCTTCCGCGGCGACGTCGACCAGATCTCGGCGGGCGGCACCTCGTCCTCCGACTCCTTCGCGCTCGCCCTCACCGACAAGACCATCAAGTCCTGGGGCAGCAACTCCATGGGCCAGCTGGGCAACGGCGGCTCCATCAACCAGACCGTCCCCACCACCGTCCCCCGCCTGACCAACATCAAGGACATCGCCGCGGGCGGTGGCCACGGCCTCGCCCTGGACACCAGCGGCCAGGTCTACTCCTGGGGCGACAACGCCTACGGGCAGCTCGGCAACAACCGCACCGGTGACAGCCGCACCGTCCCGGACCGCGTCCAGGGCATGCCCCGGGTCAAGCAGATCTCGGCCGGCTGCGACTTCAGCCTCGCCCTGCTGGAGAACGGCAAGGTGTACGCCTGGGGGCGCGGCGTCTACGGCCAGCTCGGCAACGGCAGCCGTGCCGTCAGCTCCGTACCCCGCCAGGTCGAGGGTCTGAACAACATCACCGAGATCGACGCGGGCTGCCACCACGCCCTCGCCCTGACCGCCGACTCCACCGTCAAGTCCTGGGGCTACAACCTCTATGGACAGCTCGGCAACTCCTCCACCAAGTCCGCCGTCACCCCGGTCGACGTCGACTGGCTGGAGGACGTCTCGGACATCGAGGCGGGCGCCCACCACAACTACGTGATCACCAGTGACAGCGAGGTCTGGGGCTGGGGCAACAACCAGTACGGCCAGCTCCTTGAGTCCGACGAGGCGTTCGACTCCAACGTCTCGCGCACCAACCGCACCGCACCCGTCGAGATCCCCCGGCTCAAGGGCGTCCAGCACCTGGCAGCGGGCGCACGCCACGGCGTCGCCGTCACCGCCGACGACGTCTACACCTGGGGCCACAACGGCGAGGGCCAGCTCGGCAACGGCACCACCGTCCCGCGCTACGAGTCCGTGAAGATCCTCAACGAGGGCTCCGCCATCAAGGACGTGGCCGCGTCGTTGGGCGGCAACACGACCTACGCGTACTGA
- a CDS encoding RCC1 domain-containing protein, which yields MTYAYGLRTAAGAVLTAALALAAPAQAAGTDPWVRSWGINTVGQLGNGSLVNQQTPGSMRDLARDEVRQLSAGGYSDATGFVAALLKDGTVRSWGNNTMGQLGNGTTVNQSTPATVAGLSGVSRIASGTTHVLALRAGRLLAWGGNAYGELGNGTIVPTKDGTQNLPLPVQSIDEVKDVSVGCAFSVALRQDGSVWTWGTNSYGRLGLGDTNNRPTPQQVTGLSDIVAISAGCQHVLALTAEGTVKAWGRGQDGRLGTDSTDDSPLPADVAHLDGVARIYAGARHNFAVLEDGEVRAWGANASGQLGDGTTTDRTTPVPIDALRDIQDLDPGANHTLAVRTDQSVLAWGDNAAGQLGDGTTKPVLVPVRVLPAGSGITHVDAATNANSSYAY from the coding sequence ATGACGTACGCGTACGGTCTCCGAACCGCGGCAGGGGCGGTTCTCACCGCCGCCCTCGCCCTGGCCGCCCCCGCGCAGGCCGCCGGCACCGATCCCTGGGTGCGGTCCTGGGGCATCAACACCGTGGGCCAGCTCGGCAACGGTTCACTCGTCAACCAGCAGACCCCGGGCTCCATGCGGGACCTCGCCCGCGACGAGGTGCGCCAACTGTCGGCGGGCGGCTACTCGGACGCCACCGGCTTCGTCGCAGCCCTCCTCAAGGACGGCACGGTCAGGTCCTGGGGCAACAACACCATGGGCCAGCTCGGGAACGGCACCACGGTCAACCAGAGCACTCCGGCCACCGTCGCCGGCCTGTCCGGAGTGAGCCGAATCGCGTCGGGCACCACCCACGTGCTGGCCCTCCGGGCGGGGCGTCTCCTTGCCTGGGGCGGCAACGCCTACGGCGAACTCGGAAACGGCACCATCGTCCCCACCAAGGACGGCACGCAGAACCTGCCCCTTCCCGTGCAGAGCATCGACGAGGTCAAGGACGTCAGTGTCGGCTGCGCCTTCAGCGTCGCCCTGCGCCAGGACGGATCCGTCTGGACCTGGGGCACGAACAGCTACGGTCGCCTGGGCTTGGGCGACACCAACAATCGCCCCACACCCCAGCAGGTCACAGGACTCAGCGACATCGTGGCGATCTCCGCAGGATGCCAGCACGTTCTCGCCCTCACCGCGGAAGGCACCGTCAAGGCGTGGGGCCGAGGCCAGGACGGCCGGCTCGGCACCGACAGCACGGACGACAGCCCCCTGCCCGCCGACGTCGCCCATCTCGACGGAGTCGCCAGGATCTACGCGGGAGCCCGGCACAACTTCGCCGTCCTGGAGGACGGCGAGGTCCGGGCATGGGGCGCCAACGCCTCCGGCCAGCTCGGCGACGGCACCACGACCGACCGCACCACCCCCGTCCCGATCGACGCGCTGCGCGACATCCAGGACCTCGACCCGGGCGCGAACCACACCCTCGCGGTCCGCACCGACCAATCGGTCCTCGCCTGGGGCGACAACGCCGCCGGGCAGCTCGGTGACGGCACCACGAAACCCGTCCTCGTCCCCGTCCGTGTGCTGCCCGCCGGCAGCGGCATCACCCACGTCGACGCGGCCACCAACGCGAACTCCAGCTACGCCTACTGA
- a CDS encoding peptidoglycan-binding protein: MATPLSADKLLKALRDEGLHVVEHRSWRTHNRNHKGPWGPTHGVMIHHTVTSGTQNSVDICYDGHSTLPGPLCHGVIAKDGSVHLVGNGRANHAGLGDDDVLRAVMNESALPADNEANTDGNRSFYGFECVNLGNGTDPWPAAQLEAIEKAAAAICRAHGWTHRSVIGHKEWQPGKIDPRGFTMDSMRSRIKARLGGSPDGPSKPPATYEPFPGAAFFRAGRRSPVITAMGKRLVAEGCGRYAVGPGPDWSEADRTSYAAWQRKLGFSGSDADGVPGKSSWDRLKVPNV, from the coding sequence ATGGCAACGCCTCTGTCCGCCGACAAACTGCTCAAGGCGCTCCGAGACGAAGGTCTGCATGTCGTCGAGCACCGAAGCTGGCGCACGCACAACCGCAACCACAAGGGTCCGTGGGGGCCCACGCACGGGGTGATGATCCACCACACCGTGACCTCGGGCACCCAGAACTCCGTGGACATCTGCTACGACGGCCATTCGACCCTGCCGGGTCCGCTGTGCCACGGAGTGATCGCCAAGGACGGCTCGGTCCACCTGGTCGGCAACGGCCGCGCCAACCACGCCGGACTCGGCGACGACGACGTCCTGCGCGCGGTGATGAACGAGTCCGCGCTGCCCGCCGACAACGAGGCCAACACCGACGGCAACCGCTCCTTCTACGGCTTCGAGTGCGTCAACCTCGGCAACGGCACGGACCCGTGGCCGGCCGCCCAGCTGGAAGCCATCGAGAAGGCGGCGGCGGCGATCTGCCGGGCACACGGCTGGACGCATCGCTCCGTGATCGGTCATAAGGAGTGGCAACCGGGGAAGATCGACCCGCGCGGGTTCACGATGGATTCGATGCGCAGCCGGATCAAGGCACGTCTCGGCGGCAGCCCCGACGGCCCGTCGAAGCCCCCGGCGACGTACGAGCCGTTCCCCGGAGCCGCGTTCTTCCGGGCAGGCCGTCGCAGCCCGGTCATCACGGCGATGGGAAAGAGACTGGTGGCCGAGGGCTGCGGACGGTACGCGGTCGGCCCGGGCCCGGACTGGTCGGAGGCCGACCGTACGTCGTACGCCGCGTGGCAGCGGAAACTGGGCTTCTCGGGGAGCGACGCGGACGGCGTCCCGGGCAAGTCGAGCTGGGACAGGCTCAAGGTGCCCAACGTCTGA
- the murC gene encoding UDP-N-acetylmuramate--L-alanine ligase has protein sequence MAPGIPAALERPHFIGIGGAGMSGIAKILAQRGAKVAGSDSKESATAGALRALGVTVHIGHAAGHLADDATCVVVSSAIRSDNPELVRAAELSVPVVHRSDALASLMEGLRAIAVAGTHGKTTTTSMLAVALSELGLDPSYAIGGDLEGPGTNARHGEGEIFVAEADESDRSFQKYDPEVAIVLNVELDHHANYASMDEIYDSFETFVGKVVPGGTLVVSADQAGAVELVQRVRDISSLKVVTYGSAPTADVRVHKVTPRGLTSEVTVVLNGKYLTFTVSVPGSHYAHNAVAALAAGVALGIPAHNLASALGKYTGVKRRLQLKGEAAGVQVIDSYAHHPTEMTADLEAMRGAASDARLLVVFQPHLFSRTQELGTEMGQALALADASVVLDIYPAREDPIPGITSTLIIDAARAAGADVLAVHDKTTIPEVVAGMAKPGDLVLTMGAGDVTDLGPQILDHLSS, from the coding sequence ATGGCACCCGGAATTCCTGCCGCCCTTGAACGGCCGCACTTCATCGGCATCGGCGGCGCCGGAATGTCGGGCATCGCGAAGATCCTCGCCCAGCGGGGCGCGAAGGTGGCGGGCAGCGATTCCAAGGAGTCCGCCACCGCCGGAGCGCTGCGGGCGCTGGGGGTGACCGTCCACATCGGCCACGCCGCCGGTCATCTGGCCGACGACGCCACCTGTGTGGTCGTCTCCAGCGCCATCCGCTCCGACAACCCCGAGCTGGTCCGCGCCGCCGAGCTCTCGGTCCCGGTCGTGCACCGCTCCGACGCCCTCGCCTCCCTGATGGAGGGCCTGCGCGCGATCGCCGTCGCCGGCACGCACGGCAAGACGACCACCACGTCGATGCTGGCCGTCGCCCTGTCCGAGCTGGGCCTCGACCCCTCGTACGCCATCGGCGGCGACCTGGAGGGTCCCGGCACCAACGCCAGGCACGGCGAAGGCGAGATCTTCGTCGCCGAGGCCGACGAGAGCGACCGCAGCTTCCAGAAGTACGACCCCGAGGTCGCGATCGTCCTCAACGTCGAGCTGGACCACCATGCGAACTACGCCTCGATGGACGAGATCTACGACTCCTTCGAGACGTTCGTCGGCAAGGTCGTCCCCGGCGGCACCCTCGTCGTCTCCGCCGACCAGGCAGGCGCCGTCGAGCTCGTCCAGCGGGTCCGCGACATCTCCTCCCTGAAGGTCGTCACCTACGGCTCCGCGCCGACCGCCGACGTACGCGTCCACAAGGTCACCCCGCGCGGCCTGACCAGCGAGGTCACGGTCGTCCTCAACGGGAAGTACCTCACCTTCACCGTCTCCGTGCCCGGCAGCCACTACGCCCACAACGCGGTCGCCGCACTCGCCGCCGGTGTCGCCCTCGGCATCCCCGCCCACAACCTCGCCTCGGCCCTCGGCAAGTACACCGGGGTCAAGCGGCGCCTCCAGCTCAAGGGCGAGGCGGCCGGCGTCCAGGTCATCGACTCGTACGCACACCACCCCACCGAGATGACCGCCGACCTCGAAGCCATGCGCGGCGCCGCGTCCGACGCCCGCCTCCTGGTCGTCTTCCAGCCCCACCTCTTCTCCCGCACCCAGGAACTGGGCACCGAGATGGGCCAGGCCCTCGCGCTCGCCGACGCCTCCGTGGTCCTCGACATCTACCCGGCCCGCGAGGACCCGATCCCCGGCATCACCAGCACCCTGATCATCGACGCGGCCCGGGCCGCGGGAGCCGACGTCCTCGCCGTCCACGACAAGACGACGATCCCCGAGGTCGTCGCGGGAATGGCCAAGCCCGGTGACCTCGTTCTCACCATGGGGGCGGGCGACGTCACGGACCTCGGCCCGCAGATCCTGGACCACCTGTCGAGCTGA
- a CDS encoding OsmC family protein: MATTRQAHTVWEGNLIEGEGVVTFDSSGIGEYAVSWPSRAEKANGKTSPEELIAAAHSSCFSMALSNGLAKAGTTATRLNTQAEVTFQPGTGITGIHLTVQGEVPGLDEAGFVKAAEDAKANCPVSQALTGTTITLSASLV; this comes from the coding sequence ATGGCTACCACGCGTCAGGCGCACACGGTCTGGGAAGGCAACCTGATCGAGGGCGAGGGCGTCGTCACCTTCGACTCCTCCGGCATCGGCGAGTACGCGGTCTCCTGGCCGTCGCGCGCGGAGAAGGCGAACGGCAAGACCAGCCCGGAGGAGCTCATCGCCGCAGCGCACTCCAGCTGCTTCTCGATGGCCCTCTCGAACGGCCTGGCCAAGGCCGGCACCACGGCGACCCGGCTGAACACCCAGGCCGAGGTGACGTTCCAGCCGGGCACCGGCATCACCGGCATCCACCTCACCGTCCAGGGCGAGGTGCCCGGGCTCGACGAGGCGGGCTTCGTGAAGGCCGCCGAGGACGCCAAGGCGAACTGCCCGGTCAGCCAGGCCCTGACGGGTACGACGATCACTCTTTCGGCGTCCCTGGTCTGA
- a CDS encoding indole-3-glycerol phosphate synthase: MIEKPLTPEDVDFVTTLHGEERISFVVLMQPRGDQADVLLRAIDDVAIGELKEATREGEEPEGRAAREPAEIALEFSLRALREAGSDAVGQVVEDHPLDKLKTVVDESSADEVIVLTAPHYVEEFFHRDWASRARHKVGVPVLKLFAHSE, translated from the coding sequence ATGATCGAGAAGCCCCTCACCCCGGAGGACGTGGACTTCGTCACCACCCTCCACGGCGAGGAGCGGATCTCGTTCGTCGTACTGATGCAGCCGCGGGGCGACCAGGCCGACGTACTCCTGCGCGCGATCGACGACGTGGCCATCGGAGAACTCAAGGAAGCGACCCGCGAGGGTGAGGAGCCGGAGGGCAGAGCCGCCCGGGAGCCCGCCGAGATCGCCCTGGAGTTCTCGCTCCGGGCGCTGCGCGAGGCCGGCTCGGACGCCGTCGGACAGGTGGTCGAGGACCACCCCCTCGACAAGCTCAAGACCGTCGTCGACGAGTCGAGCGCGGACGAGGTCATCGTCCTGACCGCACCGCACTACGTGGAGGAGTTCTTCCACCGGGACTGGGCCTCCAGGGCCCGCCACAAGGTCGGCGTACCGGTGCTCAAGCTCTTCGCGCACAGCGAATAG
- the msrB gene encoding peptide-methionine (R)-S-oxide reductase MsrB, which yields MAYDIEKPDEQWRAELSPAEYAVLRQAGTEPAFRGEYTDTKTEGVYSCRACGAELFRSDTKFDSHCGWPSFYDPKDTEAVELIKDSSHGMVRTEVRCARCGSHLGHVFEGEGYPTPTDQRYCINSISLTLAPDGS from the coding sequence GTGGCGTACGACATCGAGAAGCCGGACGAGCAATGGCGGGCGGAGCTGTCCCCCGCCGAGTACGCCGTGCTGCGCCAGGCCGGCACCGAGCCCGCCTTCAGGGGCGAGTACACCGACACGAAGACCGAGGGCGTCTACTCCTGCCGGGCGTGCGGCGCGGAGCTGTTCCGCTCCGACACGAAGTTCGACTCGCACTGCGGCTGGCCGTCCTTCTACGACCCGAAGGACACCGAAGCGGTCGAGCTGATCAAGGACAGCAGCCACGGCATGGTCCGCACCGAGGTGCGCTGCGCCCGGTGCGGTTCGCACCTGGGGCACGTCTTCGAGGGCGAGGGCTATCCGACGCCCACCGACCAGCGGTACTGCATCAACTCGATCTCGCTGACCCTGGCTCCCGACGGGAGCTGA
- a CDS encoding pyrimidine reductase family protein: MRRLLPVTDLTTDETGRAAGATSPTTAADDREWSLEQLAEAYAYPEGGGPWLRANMVSTLDGAAQHDGRSQGISCASDMRIFGTLRGLADAVVVGAETVRLEGYRPARAREAFAARRAAAGQGPAPAIAVVSASLDLDFSLPLFASPLVPTLVLTGAGAPSDRIQEARQAGAEVVVAGEGSAVAPERAVRELAARGLTRLLTEGGPRLLGQFVAADAVDELCLTVSPMLSAGDAQRIAVGPSVGVPERFVLASMLEEDGFLFTRYRRDRSR; encoded by the coding sequence ATGCGACGCCTGCTCCCTGTGACGGACCTGACAACCGACGAGACCGGCCGGGCCGCCGGTGCGACCTCCCCGACGACCGCGGCCGACGACCGCGAGTGGAGTCTCGAACAGCTGGCCGAGGCGTACGCGTATCCGGAGGGGGGCGGTCCGTGGCTGCGCGCCAACATGGTCTCCACCCTGGACGGCGCCGCCCAGCACGACGGCCGCTCCCAGGGCATCTCCTGCGCGAGCGACATGAGGATCTTCGGCACGCTGCGCGGGCTCGCCGACGCGGTGGTGGTCGGCGCGGAGACCGTACGTCTGGAGGGATACCGCCCGGCCAGGGCCCGGGAGGCGTTCGCCGCGCGCCGTGCGGCGGCCGGCCAGGGCCCGGCCCCCGCGATCGCCGTGGTGAGCGCGAGCCTGGACCTGGACTTCTCGCTTCCGCTCTTCGCCTCGCCCCTTGTCCCGACCCTGGTCCTGACCGGTGCGGGGGCCCCGTCCGACCGCATCCAGGAGGCCCGGCAGGCGGGCGCCGAGGTGGTCGTCGCCGGGGAGGGCTCCGCGGTCGCTCCCGAACGTGCGGTCCGCGAGCTGGCCGCCCGCGGTCTCACCCGGCTGCTGACGGAGGGCGGGCCCCGGCTGCTCGGCCAGTTCGTGGCGGCCGACGCGGTGGACGAGCTCTGTCTGACCGTCTCCCCGATGCTGTCGGCCGGGGACGCGCAGCGGATCGCGGTCGGCCCCTCGGTGGGTGTGCCGGAACGATTCGTCCTGGCGTCGATGCTGGAGGAGGACGGGTTCCTCTTCACTCGGTACCGTCGTGATCGATCTCGTTGA